One stretch of Roseimicrobium sp. ORNL1 DNA includes these proteins:
- a CDS encoding TfoX/Sxy family protein, producing the protein MTVDDMLDLLASVGEVTPRRMFGGTGFYKNGIMFALEAYGRLFLKTDEENRQIFIDASCEPFRFVDKDGNETVMSYWEPPESALSSPMKMKPWALLGVEASLRKAKPKAKAKKKPKQEPEAKPGPKAKKKTAAKKARKK; encoded by the coding sequence ATGACTGTGGATGACATGCTCGACTTGCTGGCCTCCGTGGGAGAAGTGACGCCGCGCCGGATGTTCGGCGGCACGGGCTTCTACAAGAATGGCATCATGTTTGCCCTGGAGGCGTACGGCAGGCTCTTTCTCAAAACCGACGAGGAGAATCGCCAGATATTCATCGACGCGAGCTGCGAGCCCTTCCGCTTCGTGGACAAGGACGGCAACGAGACCGTGATGAGCTATTGGGAGCCGCCGGAGAGCGCCCTCTCCAGCCCAATGAAGATGAAACCCTGGGCGCTGCTCGGAGTAGAGGCGTCCCTGCGCAAGGCGAAACCGAAGGCGAAAGCAAAGAAGAAGCCGAAGCAGGAACCGGAAGCGAAGCCGGGGCCAAAGGCCAAAAAGAAAACCGCGGCGAAGAAGGCGCGGAAGAAATGA
- a CDS encoding substrate-binding domain-containing protein, translated as MKGQSIRPQRSSLVAETVRVLRQGIQSGLWRGHLPGERVLCSQWQISRPTLRAAMEVLQREKLVEVAHGCRTKVLIKPPAKSPITLTVGLLSPEPLHAMPPFVMLWVDELRGQLANEGHLLQVVVGRAGFGRKNPARALESLIAGTPAAAWVLYQATEAMQRWFSEHDTPCVVVGSSFPGTDLSAVDRDYRAACRHAVGLFAGRQHKRIALLIRREQLGGDIESERGFLEGLESFAQRGVSGTICRHDGTNAGLCAKLDDLLAEKPRPTALLIARSASALTVLTHLLRRGVRIPQDMALVCRDDDTFLDSTEPRVARYAVSPAAFAKRVHRMVVGLVQDGVVREGNVRVMPTFTRRESV; from the coding sequence ATGAAGGGCCAGTCCATCCGTCCGCAACGCTCGTCTCTTGTCGCGGAGACGGTGCGGGTCTTGCGGCAGGGTATCCAGTCGGGACTGTGGCGGGGACATCTACCGGGGGAGCGTGTGCTCTGCTCCCAGTGGCAGATCAGCCGGCCCACCCTGCGTGCGGCCATGGAGGTGCTGCAGCGGGAGAAGCTGGTGGAGGTGGCGCATGGATGCCGCACCAAGGTACTCATCAAACCACCGGCGAAGTCGCCCATCACTCTCACCGTGGGCCTTCTGAGCCCGGAGCCGCTGCATGCGATGCCGCCTTTTGTGATGTTGTGGGTGGATGAACTGCGCGGCCAGCTCGCGAATGAGGGACACCTTCTTCAGGTGGTGGTAGGACGAGCGGGCTTCGGAAGGAAAAATCCCGCGCGTGCGTTGGAGTCGCTTATCGCAGGCACGCCAGCCGCCGCGTGGGTGCTCTATCAGGCCACGGAGGCGATGCAGCGCTGGTTCTCAGAGCATGATACTCCCTGTGTGGTGGTGGGGTCGTCTTTCCCAGGTACGGATTTGTCAGCCGTGGACCGCGACTATCGCGCCGCATGCCGCCATGCCGTGGGCCTGTTCGCGGGCAGGCAGCACAAGCGCATCGCCCTGCTGATTCGCCGTGAGCAACTCGGCGGCGACATCGAGAGCGAGCGCGGCTTTCTGGAAGGGCTGGAATCCTTCGCGCAGCGCGGTGTTAGCGGCACCATCTGTCGGCATGATGGCACCAATGCCGGCCTCTGCGCGAAGCTGGATGACCTGCTCGCTGAGAAGCCGCGTCCCACCGCGCTGCTCATCGCACGGTCCGCCTCCGCGCTCACCGTGCTCACCCATCTGCTGCGGCGCGGCGTGCGCATCCCGCAGGACATGGCACTGGTGTGCCGCGATGATGACACCTTCCTCGATAGCACCGAGCCCCGTGTGGCCCGCTACGCCGTGAGTCCCGCCGCCTTTGCCAAGCGCGTGCATCGCATGGTCGTGGGGCTTGTGCAGGACGGCGTGGTGCGCGAAGGGAATGTGCGTGTGATGCCGACCTTTACGCGGCGGGAATCGGTGTAA
- a CDS encoding DNA alkylation repair protein: MPLESETESTAAPALKEWFNEARFRTMAADVAAVYPKFDSKAFLAATLPGLEPLNLMQRLRRMTEGLHATLPSDYEKALGILRKVAPRIDHNFVTLVLPDYVSVYGLEHFEPSMDALKFFTTFGSAEFAIRPFLRQDLKRTLKVMHGWSRDKDEHVRRLASEGCRPRLPWSFRLDALIKDPSPVLPILSNLKTDPSLYVRKSVANHLNDITKDHPDWVLERLAEWPMEHEHTAWIAKRALRTLIKKGDRRALTVIGAGEKAEVKVVEFSVTSQKVKLGERMTMSLHLQSKTKKAQRLVIDYAIHYVKKSGATSAKVFKWKECTLEPGAVLTLAKSQRIVDFTTREHHPGKHAVDVMVNGEVMSSAVFVLVK; the protein is encoded by the coding sequence ATGCCCCTCGAATCAGAAACCGAATCCACCGCCGCACCTGCACTGAAGGAGTGGTTCAATGAAGCCCGCTTTCGCACGATGGCGGCGGACGTCGCGGCGGTATATCCCAAGTTCGATTCGAAAGCCTTCCTCGCGGCCACGCTTCCCGGACTGGAGCCGTTGAATCTCATGCAGCGGCTACGGCGCATGACGGAGGGGTTGCACGCCACCTTGCCCTCCGACTACGAGAAGGCACTCGGAATTTTGCGCAAGGTCGCACCGCGCATCGATCACAACTTCGTCACGCTGGTGCTGCCGGACTATGTGAGCGTGTACGGGCTGGAGCATTTCGAGCCCTCCATGGACGCACTGAAGTTCTTCACGACGTTCGGTTCGGCGGAGTTCGCCATTCGTCCCTTCCTTCGACAGGACTTGAAGCGCACGCTCAAGGTCATGCACGGCTGGTCGCGCGACAAGGATGAGCATGTGCGTCGTCTCGCGAGCGAAGGATGCCGTCCGCGCCTACCGTGGTCCTTCCGCTTGGATGCGCTCATCAAGGATCCATCCCCCGTGCTGCCCATCCTCTCCAACCTCAAGACGGACCCGAGCCTGTATGTGCGCAAGTCCGTGGCGAATCATTTGAATGACATCACCAAGGATCACCCGGACTGGGTTCTGGAGCGTCTCGCGGAGTGGCCCATGGAGCATGAGCACACGGCATGGATTGCAAAGCGCGCTTTGCGTACCTTGATAAAAAAAGGTGATCGCCGCGCGCTGACCGTGATTGGGGCAGGGGAGAAGGCTGAGGTGAAAGTGGTGGAATTCTCCGTGACCTCCCAAAAGGTGAAACTCGGTGAGCGCATGACCATGTCCCTGCACCTGCAGTCCAAGACGAAGAAGGCTCAGCGACTGGTCATCGACTACGCCATCCACTACGTGAAAAAGTCAGGCGCTACTTCCGCCAAGGTCTTCAAGTGGAAGGAATGTACGCTGGAGCCGGGCGCTGTCCTGACTCTAGCGAAGAGCCAGCGGATCGTGGACTTCACCACCCGCGAGCATCACCCCGGAAAGCACGCTGTGGACGTGATGGTGAATGGCGAAGTGATGAGCAGCGCGGTGTTTGTGTTGGTGAAGTGA
- a CDS encoding DUF3820 family protein has translation MNPDELAARMAEDMAAIERMRMPFGKFGPQNFPPYGVPIFDLPVEYLAWFNQKGFPKGRLGELLKIVYQMKVDGSDLAFDPMRKRNGGRTTLREERRREWTAPDAK, from the coding sequence GTGAATCCCGACGAACTTGCTGCCCGTATGGCGGAGGACATGGCCGCCATCGAACGGATGCGCATGCCCTTCGGGAAATTTGGCCCGCAGAATTTCCCTCCGTACGGCGTGCCGATTTTTGATCTGCCAGTGGAGTACCTCGCGTGGTTCAACCAGAAGGGTTTTCCCAAGGGCCGGCTGGGAGAGCTGTTGAAAATCGTGTACCAGATGAAAGTGGACGGCAGTGACCTGGCCTTTGATCCCATGCGCAAGCGCAACGGAGGAAGAACCACGCTGCGTGAAGAACGGCGCAGGGAATGGACCGCGCCGGATGCGAAGTGA
- the moaC gene encoding cyclic pyranopterin monophosphate synthase MoaC: MSLLLTHTNANGEAAMVDISAKPVSRREAVATGHIKLQPATLELIRENQIQKGDVLAVARIAGIQAAKLTQHLIPLCHQIPLSKVGVDFVLNPEGITATATAKTICQTGVEMEALSAVTVSLLTIYDMCKGVDKSMRLDGVHLVSKTKEPAEKG; the protein is encoded by the coding sequence ATGTCCCTGCTACTCACCCACACCAATGCCAATGGAGAAGCCGCGATGGTGGACATCTCGGCAAAGCCAGTCTCCCGTCGCGAAGCAGTCGCCACGGGCCACATCAAGCTGCAGCCTGCGACTCTGGAGTTGATTCGAGAGAATCAAATCCAAAAGGGGGATGTGCTGGCCGTGGCGCGCATTGCCGGCATCCAGGCGGCAAAACTCACCCAGCATCTCATCCCGCTCTGCCACCAGATCCCGCTTAGCAAGGTGGGTGTCGACTTCGTGCTCAATCCGGAAGGCATCACCGCCACGGCCACGGCGAAGACGATTTGCCAGACCGGCGTGGAGATGGAGGCGCTCTCCGCGGTGACCGTATCGCTGCTGACCATCTATGACATGTGCAAAGGGGTGGACAAGTCAATGCGGCTTGACGGCGTGCATCTGGTGAGCAAGACGAAGGAGCCGGCCGAGAAAGGCTGA
- a CDS encoding dual specificity protein phosphatase, which yields MVSFITPDVAIGTSLDAADTKVIAEHGFRSILCLNGHFVGCEPAECGVEALKVYDFIDGPGNDPWLVRQAVLTLEKFVRLSPKVLVHCRAGRSRSVVIVAVWMMRTAKLSPEDALTFIAKRREIALTPGIEELLYSEDWTK from the coding sequence ATGGTCAGCTTCATCACGCCCGACGTCGCAATAGGTACCAGTCTGGATGCCGCAGACACCAAGGTGATTGCCGAGCACGGGTTCCGTTCCATCTTATGCCTCAATGGCCACTTTGTCGGCTGCGAACCGGCGGAGTGTGGAGTGGAGGCCCTGAAGGTGTACGACTTCATCGATGGACCGGGAAACGATCCCTGGCTGGTCCGGCAGGCCGTGCTCACGCTGGAGAAGTTTGTGAGACTGTCACCTAAGGTCCTCGTGCATTGTCGCGCTGGCCGCAGTCGTTCGGTGGTGATCGTGGCCGTGTGGATGATGCGCACCGCCAAACTCTCTCCAGAGGATGCCCTGACCTTCATCGCGAAGCGCCGGGAAATCGCCCTGACACCGGGCATTGAGGAACTGCTGTACTCGGAAGACTGGACGAAGTAG
- a CDS encoding MogA/MoaB family molybdenum cofactor biosynthesis protein, with the protein MSTPAPAPAPTPATITVGIITVSDRASAGVYQDHGGPALKKASNEYGWSVEAEALVPDDVVAIQQAVLSFAAQGCGLILTTGGTGIADRDVTPEAIRGIMRVEIPGFGELMRMKSLEITPNAILSRCMGAIVRNSLVLALPGKPSGAVECLSFVVGAVPHTVKVARKEPTSC; encoded by the coding sequence ATGTCCACACCTGCTCCTGCACCCGCTCCTACGCCTGCCACGATTACGGTTGGCATCATCACCGTCTCGGACCGCGCCAGCGCTGGTGTGTATCAGGATCATGGAGGGCCTGCGTTGAAGAAGGCCAGCAACGAATACGGCTGGAGCGTGGAAGCGGAAGCGCTCGTGCCGGATGACGTGGTGGCTATCCAACAGGCAGTGCTCTCTTTTGCGGCGCAGGGTTGTGGGCTCATCCTCACCACGGGCGGCACCGGCATCGCTGACCGCGATGTCACGCCAGAGGCTATTCGTGGCATCATGCGCGTGGAGATTCCCGGCTTTGGCGAGCTCATGCGGATGAAGTCGCTGGAGATCACGCCGAATGCCATCCTGAGTCGCTGCATGGGCGCGATTGTGAGGAACTCGCTCGTGCTCGCGCTTCCTGGCAAGCCGTCGGGTGCGGTGGAGTGTCTCAGCTTTGTGGTCGGCGCCGTTCCACATACCGTGAAGGTGGCACGCAAGGAACCGACGAGTTGCTAA
- a CDS encoding transposase, with translation MSTVTRKKRYSSDFKTHAVELVRMGKSVSEVAEELGIGTGILYRWTRSQRQPVQLVGADQRAGGEEGEANELHRLRREIANLRLENDILKKAAVILGTPSPSKLAK, from the coding sequence ATGAGTACCGTGACCCGAAAAAAGCGTTACAGCAGTGATTTTAAAACCCATGCCGTGGAGTTGGTCCGCATGGGCAAGAGTGTGTCCGAGGTGGCTGAAGAACTCGGCATTGGCACTGGCATCCTTTACCGTTGGACCCGGTCCCAAAGGCAGCCGGTGCAGCTCGTGGGCGCAGACCAACGAGCCGGAGGCGAGGAGGGCGAAGCCAACGAGCTGCACCGGCTGCGGCGTGAAATCGCCAACCTGCGCCTGGAGAACGACATTTTAAAAAAGGCCGCTGTCATCCTGGGCACGCCATCGCCGTCCAAACTCGCGAAATGA
- a CDS encoding IS3 family transposase, which translates to MILQLQRQTGGSVRKICDVLELPRSSFYHAAKPISRHEQDARLGELIEEIFKRNRCRYGYRRIHEELCDHGIVCAPSRLRRILKTRGLKAIQPKNYLPKTSDGRADRPSSNLLAQQPVPQKPGEAWVADITFIPTTANWLYLAVVMDLGSRRIVGWSLASHMRAELVVHALEQALQTHPKASGIVFHSDRGSQYGSTAFRSVLTRAGLRQSMSGRANPYDNAWTESFMGTLKREMLQGGRFEDLTDARLELFEYIEGYYNNQRKHSAIGYLTPNQFETQSRNLN; encoded by the coding sequence ATGATCCTGCAACTCCAGCGCCAGACCGGTGGGAGTGTGCGCAAGATCTGCGACGTCCTGGAGCTGCCCCGCAGCAGCTTTTACCATGCGGCAAAGCCTATCTCACGCCATGAGCAAGACGCTCGCCTGGGGGAACTCATCGAGGAGATCTTCAAACGCAACCGGTGCCGCTATGGCTACCGCAGGATCCATGAGGAGCTGTGTGACCATGGCATCGTGTGTGCGCCTTCGAGGCTGCGCCGCATCCTCAAAACACGGGGCCTCAAGGCCATCCAACCCAAGAACTACCTGCCCAAAACCAGCGATGGCCGGGCAGACCGTCCCTCTTCCAATCTGCTGGCCCAGCAGCCCGTGCCGCAGAAGCCCGGCGAGGCCTGGGTCGCAGACATCACCTTCATTCCCACTACGGCAAACTGGCTCTATCTGGCCGTGGTCATGGATTTGGGCTCGCGTCGCATTGTGGGCTGGAGTCTCGCATCACATATGCGTGCAGAACTCGTCGTCCATGCCTTGGAACAAGCCCTGCAAACCCATCCCAAAGCCAGCGGCATTGTCTTCCACAGCGACCGGGGCAGCCAGTATGGCAGCACTGCCTTCCGTTCCGTGCTCACGCGTGCCGGCCTGCGCCAGAGCATGTCGGGGCGAGCCAACCCCTATGACAATGCGTGGACAGAGTCCTTCATGGGTACCCTCAAGCGCGAGATGCTTCAAGGAGGCCGCTTTGAAGATCTCACCGATGCACGACTGGAACTCTTTGAGTACATCGAGGGCTACTACAACAACCAGCGCAAGCACTCCGCCATCGGTTACCTCACCCCCAATCAGTTTGAGACCCAATCCAGAAACCTAAACTAA
- a CDS encoding secondary thiamine-phosphate synthase enzyme YjbQ, with protein sequence MPAHADQFSITTRGKGTYDITSQVERIVRASGIRVGTATVFVQHTSCSLVIYENADPSARTDLHEFFERLVPENTPWFVHTCEGPDDMPSHIRMVLTRTSEVIPVMQGRMTLGTWQGIYLFEHRRAPHTRNVVVSVVGE encoded by the coding sequence ATGCCTGCTCACGCGGATCAGTTTAGCATTACTACCCGGGGAAAGGGCACGTATGACATCACCTCACAGGTGGAGCGTATCGTGCGTGCCTCCGGCATTCGTGTGGGCACAGCCACGGTCTTCGTGCAGCACACGAGTTGCAGCCTGGTGATCTATGAAAATGCGGACCCTTCCGCGAGGACAGATCTGCATGAGTTCTTTGAGCGCCTGGTACCGGAGAACACACCGTGGTTCGTGCACACCTGCGAAGGGCCGGATGACATGCCGAGCCACATCCGCATGGTGCTCACCCGCACCAGTGAAGTCATCCCGGTGATGCAGGGACGCATGACCTTGGGAACGTGGCAGGGGATCTATCTCTTCGAGCACCGCCGTGCGCCGCATACGCGGAATGTGGTGGTGAGCGTGGTGGGAGAGTAG
- a CDS encoding GNAT family N-acyltransferase has translation MVIDLSSRIQQPLQRNLYKLAAPLVERGLAIRSFNDLYERTRRAYVNHPDYPSSRAWFSSGLKELGARYEVDWPANFNLPAEGPLIVVSNHPFGILDPVILADLVSAFRPYVRFMTNYLLGTMEEMRPWIIAVDPFDGENSAQRNLAPMKEALRFLRQGGALAIFPSGEVAHYKMGRGVEESPWSSHVGALVRRTKATVLPVYFEGHNSPLFHAAGMLHPLARTGLIFRELFQRCKEPVQVKVGQPIPFSRLKKFEDDESLTRYLRLHTFIMSQRGKPEVRHKEADEANEPRDNIKPVIAPQTESQQEAFEREVEALRAQGSHLASQGNLSVFVGSAAEIPSLLREIGRLREVTFRAVGEGTGEEIDLDRFDDHYLHIFLWDEKEHRVAGAYRLGRADVILRRYGRKGLYTSTLFKFQKPFLSHLDDALEMGRSFIAPNYQRSIAALPLLWKGVLTWVTRYPHYKKLFGPVSISGEYQGLSRKLMVEFLSDNNLHPDLATLVKPRKPFRYGKNRKLLREFISAELGNVDDFSALISSLEEDGKGIPTLLKHYLRLNGTLLSFNVDKDFSSCLDGLILVDVTETDPRLLGKYMGEAACGEYLKHHGIEPKSDVATAEGAAGAATSTSANRA, from the coding sequence ATGGTGATTGACCTTTCCTCCCGCATCCAGCAGCCACTCCAGCGCAATCTTTACAAACTCGCGGCTCCTCTCGTAGAGCGCGGTTTGGCGATTCGGAGTTTCAATGATTTGTACGAGCGCACCCGCCGCGCTTACGTCAACCATCCGGACTATCCCTCGTCCCGTGCGTGGTTCTCTTCAGGACTGAAGGAACTCGGCGCGCGCTATGAAGTGGACTGGCCCGCGAACTTCAATCTTCCCGCCGAGGGGCCGCTCATCGTGGTGTCGAATCACCCGTTCGGTATTCTGGATCCGGTGATTCTCGCCGATCTCGTGTCTGCGTTTCGCCCTTATGTGCGATTCATGACGAACTATCTCCTCGGCACCATGGAGGAGATGCGTCCGTGGATCATCGCGGTGGATCCCTTCGATGGAGAGAACAGTGCGCAGCGCAATCTCGCGCCCATGAAGGAGGCGCTGCGCTTCCTTCGCCAGGGTGGCGCGCTCGCCATTTTCCCCAGTGGTGAAGTGGCCCACTACAAGATGGGGCGCGGGGTTGAGGAGAGTCCTTGGAGCTCTCATGTTGGCGCCCTCGTACGCCGGACAAAAGCAACCGTGCTGCCCGTGTACTTTGAAGGGCACAACAGTCCGCTTTTCCACGCTGCCGGCATGCTGCATCCGCTGGCTCGCACGGGCCTGATCTTCCGTGAACTGTTCCAGCGCTGCAAAGAACCAGTGCAGGTGAAGGTGGGCCAGCCCATTCCCTTCTCACGGCTGAAGAAGTTTGAAGATGACGAGAGCCTGACACGCTACCTGAGGCTGCATACCTTTATCATGAGCCAGCGTGGCAAGCCCGAGGTTCGTCACAAGGAAGCGGATGAGGCGAACGAGCCGCGCGACAACATCAAGCCGGTGATCGCGCCGCAGACAGAGAGCCAGCAGGAGGCCTTCGAGCGCGAGGTGGAAGCCTTGCGTGCGCAGGGCAGTCATCTGGCGAGCCAGGGAAACCTGAGTGTCTTCGTCGGATCTGCCGCGGAGATCCCTTCCTTGCTGCGTGAAATCGGCCGTCTGCGCGAGGTGACCTTCCGCGCGGTGGGCGAAGGCACAGGCGAAGAGATCGACCTCGATCGCTTCGACGACCACTACCTGCACATTTTCCTCTGGGATGAGAAGGAGCACCGTGTGGCCGGCGCCTACCGGTTGGGCCGTGCGGATGTAATCCTGCGCCGCTATGGTAGGAAGGGGCTGTATACGAGCACCCTCTTCAAATTTCAGAAGCCATTCCTGTCGCACCTCGATGACGCGCTGGAGATGGGACGCAGCTTTATCGCTCCGAACTACCAGCGCAGCATCGCGGCTCTCCCCCTGCTGTGGAAGGGCGTGCTCACCTGGGTCACGCGGTATCCGCACTACAAGAAGCTCTTCGGACCGGTGAGCATCAGCGGCGAGTATCAAGGACTCTCGCGCAAGCTCATGGTCGAGTTCCTGAGCGACAACAATCTGCATCCCGACCTCGCCACCCTTGTGAAGCCGCGCAAGCCCTTCCGCTATGGGAAGAATCGCAAGCTCCTGCGTGAGTTCATCTCCGCGGAACTGGGCAATGTGGATGACTTCTCCGCACTCATCTCCAGTCTCGAAGAAGACGGCAAGGGCATCCCCACCCTGCTGAAGCACTACCTGCGGCTGAATGGCACGCTGCTGAGCTTCAACGTGGACAAGGACTTCTCCTCATGCCTGGATGGACTCATCCTCGTGGATGTCACTGAGACGGATCCTCGCCTGCTTGGGAAATACATGGGTGAAGCAGCCTGCGGAGAGTACCTGAAGCATCATGGCATTGAGCCGAAGAGCGATGTGGCGACGGCGGAGGGCGCTGCGGGTGCGGCTACGTCGACGTCCGCGAATCGCGCGTGA
- the cimA gene encoding citramalate synthase, producing MSKSPAVSLYDTTLRDGTQGEGVNFSAHDKLRIAHELDAFGMHYIEGGWPGSNPKDMEFFELAKTQTFKNAKIAAFGSTRRANLAVEEDPQVKMLIDAGTPVVTFYGKSWLLHVTEVLRTTPEENRAMIRDTVRFCKEAGREVIYDAEHFFDGFKDEPEYALSTLAAALEGGADFLVLCETNGGSLPHEVEEITRKVQARFPEAKIGIHSHDDGGLGVANALASIRAGAVQVQGTMNGYGERTGNCNLTTVVPNLALKMGYEGLVPDLTKLTALSKFVDDVANLPHFNRAPFVGSTAFSHKGGTHVNAVQKLARSYEHIQPASVGNRQVVLVSDMSGQDNILRKAQELGFDLKRGEESRRILEQVKQRENDGYEFEAADASFELLLRRELGLYQPSFKLLEYHTTHRQHGERGLDTCEATVKLELNNERVYTVEEGDGPVNALDRALRKALAVAHPELAQVSLCDFKVRILDSKSGTAAKTRVLIESTDGTDSWGTVGVDFNIIDASWEALRESLEYYLLRKKSQREA from the coding sequence ATGTCAAAGTCACCCGCAGTTTCCCTCTATGACACCACCCTCCGTGACGGCACGCAGGGCGAGGGCGTCAACTTCAGCGCGCACGACAAACTCCGCATCGCCCACGAACTGGACGCGTTCGGCATGCACTACATCGAGGGCGGCTGGCCCGGCTCCAATCCGAAAGACATGGAGTTCTTCGAGCTGGCGAAGACCCAGACCTTTAAGAACGCGAAGATCGCGGCCTTCGGCAGCACGCGCCGGGCGAACCTCGCCGTGGAAGAGGATCCACAGGTGAAGATGCTCATCGATGCCGGCACGCCGGTCGTCACCTTCTACGGGAAGAGCTGGCTGCTGCACGTCACGGAAGTCCTGCGTACTACGCCCGAAGAAAACCGCGCGATGATCCGCGATACCGTGCGCTTCTGCAAAGAGGCTGGACGCGAGGTGATCTACGATGCGGAGCATTTCTTCGACGGCTTCAAGGATGAGCCTGAGTACGCCCTCTCCACCCTGGCCGCGGCGCTGGAAGGCGGGGCGGATTTCCTGGTGCTCTGCGAGACCAATGGTGGCAGCCTGCCTCATGAGGTCGAGGAGATCACGAGAAAGGTACAGGCCCGCTTCCCGGAGGCCAAGATCGGCATCCACTCGCACGATGACGGCGGTCTTGGCGTGGCCAACGCGCTCGCGTCCATCCGCGCCGGCGCCGTGCAGGTGCAGGGTACGATGAACGGATACGGTGAACGCACGGGCAACTGCAACCTGACCACCGTGGTCCCGAACCTGGCTCTGAAGATGGGCTACGAAGGCCTGGTGCCGGACCTGACCAAGCTCACCGCGCTCTCGAAGTTCGTCGATGATGTGGCGAACCTGCCGCACTTCAACCGCGCTCCGTTCGTGGGCAGCACGGCCTTCTCCCACAAGGGGGGCACGCACGTGAATGCCGTGCAAAAGCTCGCACGCAGCTATGAGCACATCCAGCCTGCCTCTGTTGGCAATCGCCAGGTGGTGCTGGTGAGTGACATGTCCGGCCAGGACAACATCCTGCGCAAGGCCCAGGAGCTGGGCTTCGATCTCAAGCGTGGTGAAGAGTCCCGCCGCATCCTTGAGCAGGTGAAGCAGCGTGAGAATGACGGCTACGAGTTCGAAGCCGCGGATGCCTCCTTTGAGTTGCTGCTGCGCCGTGAGCTTGGCCTTTACCAGCCCAGCTTCAAGCTGCTGGAGTATCACACCACACACCGCCAGCATGGCGAGCGCGGACTGGATACCTGTGAAGCCACCGTGAAGCTTGAGCTCAACAACGAGCGAGTCTACACGGTGGAAGAAGGGGACGGTCCGGTGAACGCCCTGGACCGCGCCCTGCGCAAGGCCCTGGCCGTCGCGCATCCCGAGCTGGCACAAGTGTCCCTGTGCGACTTCAAGGTGCGTATCCTGGACAGCAAGTCCGGCACCGCGGCGAAGACGCGCGTGCTCATCGAGAGCACCGATGGCACGGATAGCTGGGGCACCGTGGGCGTGGACTTCAACATCATCGACGCGAGCTGGGAGGCTCTGCGTGAGAGCCTTGAGTACTACCTGCTGAGGAAGAAATCCCAGCGGGAAGCGTAG